The Ananas comosus cultivar F153 linkage group 4, ASM154086v1, whole genome shotgun sequence region TGGAGAAATTGGAGATAATGATTATGCTTGCCTCTGATCGGAATATAGATCAGGTACATTTCATGCAATGAAGTTTTATTTATTGGTGTAGGTTGTAgttaaaatacaattttgacTTCTTATTGTGATTCTTGATCGTTTTATATGGCATCTTCAAATTCTTTCTAATTGAGTGTTGAAATATTTCCATGCGTACTGAGATAATTACTCCTAGTATTCATGAAAACTGCAAGCTATAAGAGAGATCATTACTCTGATGGAGTTTGTCGTTGCAAATTACACGATGCTGCTATCTTACATGAttttactttatataaattGCATATCTAATTTGAAAGGCTTGACCTTAGTTATTCATTGTTGTGAAAATTTGTCAAGTCCGTTGACACTCTCAAGCATCCTTAGTTCTTGTTTTGGCTGATTTTCAATTTCAAGATTCTAGAGGCTTGAATAATGGAGATGGTGGTGATTCAAACAGTAAAACAATTAACTTGAATCTTATGGAAAATGTAGCCTACTTAGGTTTCTGATATGATTTAATTGTCTACATGTACCGATTTCATAGATACTTTTTAACCTTCTCAACTTTCGTTCTGTTCTAACTAATCCTATTTCTTCAGCCTTCGAGTTGTCGATTATAATCCATTCAATTCCATCTAATCCTATTTTCTGCTCTGTAAGCTACAtccttttttaatattatgGTAATCTAAAATAATTGGTGATTCTTGCGCCAAGGTTCCCCTTCAGAAACTAATAGATTGTCTTGTAGGTCTTGCTGGAGTTCAAAGAATATGCTACGGAAGTAGATGTAGATTTTGTTAGGAAGGCTGTTCGAGCAATTGGACGGTGTGCAATTAAGTTGGAGAGGGCTGCCGAACGGTGCATTAGTGTTTTGCTAGAGCTGATAAAGATCAAAGTGAACTATGTTGTGCAAGAGGCTATTATTGTTATTAAGGATATCTTTAGACGCTATCCTAACACGTGAGTTTGGAACATCTATTATTATGGTCTACTTGTTTTGTTTCAGAAAATTAGGTGCACAagctgcttcttttttttttttaattggaatCTTACTCTGCTTTGCAACCTTCTTTTGCAGCTATGAGTCCATTATTGCAACCCTGTGTGAGAGTTTGGACACTTTAGATGAGCCAGAGGCTAAAGTAATAATAAACTATCCTTTAATATTCTCAAGAACAGTTGTTTTATATCCAGTTTAGCATTCCTTTAGTTTCATTTCATCTTAACTGCTATATATTTCACAGGCATCAATGATCTGGATTATTGGGGAGTATGCTGAAAGAATTGATAATGCTGATGAGCTTCTTGAGAGCTTCCTAGAAAGTTTTCCTGAAGAGCCTGCATTGGTACAATTGCAATTGCTCACAGCAACTGTCAAATTATTTCTTAAGAAGCCAACGGAGGGCCCACAGCAGATGATTCAGGTTACCActatttcctttttcattctCTTTCTCACATCACTTTGTACTATTTCACTTATCTCCTTGACTGAAGAAGTGTCCAATCAAGATATTCATAAGGAATGTTGATCTCATCCTGCGGATGTGAACGTATTTTTCACTTCCCTTAAATGTGTCTTCAATAATATCATTGTATATTCCCCTATGATGCACAAATCCTTGCTTTGCTTTTGGAATTGTCTGCATAAGATAATCATTTTAATGGAGCTTGATCAGCATTGACTTGCTCTATTGATATGGAGTTTGATCAGCACTGTTATGTAACGACTTCGTaatttttgcttcttttctaATCACATGGAAACGTCATTGTTCGTCACATAGTGTAGTGATTTTCTGGGTGCTTCCTTTTCTGACTTGCATAGGTAATATTGTGCAGGCGGTTCTAAACAATGCCACCGTTGAGACAGACAATCCTGATCTCCGTGATCGGGCATACATATACTGGCGTCTTCTCTCTACTGATCCTGAGGTATAAAAATCCTTATATTTATTATGACCACAAtctcaatattattttttcacaaTAATCATTGGTTTCTTTTCTCAGGCCGCAAAAGATGTAGTTCTGGCAGAAAAGCCAGTCATCAGTGATGATTCAAACCTTCTTGACCCCTCTCTTCTTGATGAGCTCCTCGCAAACATTGCGACCCTTTCTTCAGTGTACCATAAGCCTCCAGAAGCTTTTGTTAGCCGTGCAAGGACTGCCGCGCCTAGACCAGATGATGAGGAATATCCTGATGGAGGTGAAACGGCTTATTCTGAATCACCCTCTCATGCAGCTGATGCCGCACCGGCACCTGTCACTGCTGCTGGCACAAGTGCTGTTACGCATGCAGCTGCAAAGCAGCCAGCACCTCCGGCCACTGTGCCTGCTGCAGCTCCTGTGCCGGATCTGCTTGGTGATTTAATGGGGCTGGATAACTCCATTGTACCTGTTGATCAGCCGACTACACCTTCAGGGTGAGGATAAATATCTTTTCTTGTTTATACATGTATATTCCTGCAAATTCTTCTATTTACGTGTGTGAATCTGAGATTTCATGCATACCTTTTAAACTCTTGAATGTACAGTTTCTTAACAAATTGCTGTTTACTTGAAGTTGGAAACTCATCCAATTCATGTGGAGAAATTggttttaatttagatttttttctttctttttcccgaAGGACATTTTTGCGCCTATGTAtgtaagaaattaagtttttgaagatAACATATGAAGGAGCAgactttgcaggaatatatatatatatatatatatatatatatatatatatatatatatatatatatatatatatatatatagcacagctactatactctcatgagtacgatcaccctcgGAGGCATAAGCCGTGCTCGATGATAGAGCTACAGAATTGACGATCCTTACCGATAAACATtatatagagcatttaaaaATGCTAGAAATCAAATTGGAGAATCGGACGACACCATGCACCTGACGAGCACAGAAGCTCTACAAAATTGACAATATATAAcagccggtatgagatacttgctaatctaacgatgtaaaagaatcagaaaacGTTGAACTCctgatagaaaatatatatacactacaTAGATAATAGATCAATATCCAAtcataaattgaaggatctgatgcATCCGACTTTTTAGGAGCGACGCTTTAGATCGAGCGCTTTATGCCCGCTGGATGGACCTTACTAGTGATTTccgataaattaaaaatttatttgctagaAGTTTGAAATACTCATAAGCAGTTGAACGGAGGGATCGTAGATTCGGAAGCACCATCATCTGAAAAAGACTTATAAATAGCGCAGAGCTCTATGCTCtcaagagtatagtagccctactctcctatatatatatatatatatatatatataatgtagagctactatgctatcggaaatatagaggatttgatgcttccgactttttgacctTTAGATCGAGGattatacggttaggatgatagtggtcctttCTAGGGTTGAGTACTCCCTATAAGGTAATAATGTTAATTTAAAGGTTGGAAATAATCAACAAGTGTGATGATGAGGGCCAAAAAGTCGAAAGCACCAGGTCCTCTATGCTTTCGATAGCACAGTAGCTctacgctctctctctctctctctctctctctctctctctatatatatatatatatatatatatatatatatatatatatatagtccggctactgtgctatcaatagcaccaagcgcttggtgctagcAAGCTTTCCACCGTAAGGCCTACCCATTCGACTATTtccactcgttagatcatactattcaaccaaccacttaaTCCTTGggaaccactattatcctaactgtACATTTCCTCATcgaagggccgaaaacttaatagcaccaatggcttggtgctattaataatatagtagcctaattcatatatatatatatatatatatatatatatatttcactatCTGTTTAGACCATTTTCTGTTTCACACTTTTGGCAGTAGGTGGATTTTAATACTCACCCTCGCATTCCACTCTTCCATTTTcatgtattttctttttcttttttcgtagGCCACCTTTACCAGTACTACTGCCTTCCTCAACTGGTCAAGGTCTACAGATAACTGCGCAGCTTGTGCGACGCGATGGCCAAATATTTTACAATATACAGTTTGAGAACAACTCACAGATTGTGTTGGATGGTTTCATGATACAATTCAACAAGAATACATTTGGTCTTGCTGCTGCTGGTCCTCTTCAGgtggttttccttttttttttttttgctttttcattttatagttttttcatTATGATTTCTGAAAGACCAAAGTATCAGTCACCATAAATTGAGATGCTATTGGCAATTGTATTAGGTCCCACCACTGCAACCTGGAGCATCGGCCCGCACCCTTCTGCCTATGATATTGTTCCAGAATGTGTCAACTGGACCTCCAAGCTCACTTTTGCAGGTTGCTGTGAAAAATAATCAGCAACCAGTCTGGTACTTCAATGATAAAATCTCATTGCATGCCTTCTTTGTGGAAGATGGTCGGATGGAGCGAGCAAATTTCCTAGAGGTTAGTGGCTTTGTATATTGCTGTATTTGTGCTGTTGCAGTTAGCACTGAAGAGTTTACTCTTGGGTGAGGTCAAATGATAAATCTAATCCAAATTGTTGGGATCGTGTCTGAAAATATGAAGCATCCTCTGCTTTTTCTGTTCTCATAATATATTTCTCAAGGATCTTCATGCATGTCTATTATACTTTGTTTATTAAGAAAGAAGGAAAGTCGATCATGATTCATTCGCTAACAGCACTTCCATTGAATTGTTCTCTGATAAACTGTTTCAGTTTACTAACAGATTTTGTATTACTTGGTACTTTTGCAGACATGGAAAAACCTTCCGGATGCGAATGAAGTCACAAAGGATTTGCCTAATGCAGTCATCAATAGTGTTGATGCAACAATTGAACATCTGACGGCATCTAATGTTTTTTTCGTAGCAAAGCGGAGGAATGCGAGCAAAGACCTCCTGTATCTATCCACCAAGATCCCTCGTGGTATCCCGTTCCTTATCGAGCTTACTGCTACAGTGGGTATTCCCGGTGTTAAATGTGCAGTAAAGACGCCAAGCCCCGAATTGGCGCCGCTTTTCTTCGAAGCCATGGAGACTCTTCTCAAGTGATGACGATTTTGATGGTTGACCttgtaaaatgataaaattttcctCTCTACGTAGTGTTGTGAAACCAATGCATTCTGGTTATATGTTGTGAGTTTGTTTTTTAGCTAGGGTGAATTTGATACCCTTGTATTTTAGATCATTGGTAGTCCCTGAGGAATTCGCATTCAAAATTCAGTTTGTGAACAGTATCAATCTTTCGGTGGTCCTGTTTTCACTTCAGCTTTTTACATTTAAGTTACGCAATGTGCATCATCATTGGATGGTGATTATTGTTCCTATTATAATTTCTGcaacattttattttctctaGTACTTATTCGGAAGTTCCAGATCTTCTGTTTTTTCGTTGGTTTGTGTTGTCTTCTATGTTACGCCAAAGTCTGATGGCCTGATGCTTTTCACACATCTCTAATAACTCTAAACACCTGCACCATGAAAGTTGGGATTTCATTTAAATCTTGAGATCCTGCTCTGAGAAAAATCTAAGAACCTGCTATGAGtaagcattaaaattttgaactgtATACCTGCACTTcttggattttattttaaagattgTAAACGTAAAGAAGCTAGAGCAGTTTAGTTATATTTTAAATCGCAGTTTGTTTTCCCTTTGGTCATTTGCActgtaaataatattaatattataaggTGCTTATAAAGCCCTTTAACAACGTAATGTGTAGAGCTAGGAATATTTCTATGTGGATGTGCTACTAGGGAGGTGTCTAACTCTTCTAAAGAGAACTGGATTTATGTACAGAGAGGAGCAAATATGTCATGAAATTTAGGTGAAGCACTTATGTGAGTAGTACCATATTGTATCTCGTACCAGGGAATCAACTATATATTACCCATTCTAGTTCCCTTCAAAGAACAAAAGTCTCCATAAGCATGCCCTCAATTTATTTCCCTCAGTCAACATCCAAATAGATAAACATTATACACTGTTTGGACATCTTTTCTGAAATATGGCAACAATAAGTTTATTGCAGTAGCGACAGCCTCTTGTTATGATAATTCAGGTGATGTTATTGTTAGCAGCTGTACTAACATTCTGGCCCAACCTTGTAGACTAACTAATATTAccaacattcttttttttttcagaggaaggaagagaaagaattaGCTTTATATGGATGAGTATTATCTTCAGAAGATCCAAATTGCTTCTGGGTTAGAACCCGACAATACTGATAATGACCATGAGGAAGACGAGCTCGAAATAAAAGCATCAGTTTCAGGTAAGTTGTAATTAGTAGAATTTGTAGCCTTAGGTTAGCATTAGCATGGTCCGCTGGCAAATGAGGATgataattttgtttctttacttattttataaaaagttattGAAGGATCTCTTGTTAATTACTTGAATTGGCTAAAACTTTTTGGTTGGCATTTTTGAAGAAACAAAGACCTATGAAGATGGCTGTACCACAATTAATCACAGTCACGACCAGCGAAATCTCCTGCGACGATGATGAAAACCTGAGGCCTAAACATGTCATCCCTAAGTTGAGCAACAAAAGTGAAAAGAATCATAGTTTGGGTGTAAAGAAGAATCCGCTGAAGAGATATTCTTCTAAGCATAAGCCACATAGGAAAGGAAGGAGCCATGCATGTGCTGCAAAATAACAAGAGAAAGAGCAGAGGCGGGAAGAAGCGTTGATTGGTAGTTTTGTTTGGTAGGATTTTGTGGTTTTTGTAAACTATAGTTTTAGTTTGGGTTGTGAAACTAAAGATTTACTTGCTGGTGGATTATTATATGTAGTTTAATATAATTTCAGTGTATCATGTTGAACTATATTGTAGCATTAATTACTTGGTTTGCCTGATAAGAGAGCACttaattaatcctttttttttgtatgattatgggtatttttggcatagcACATAAATCTTTTCATTGCATCTCTGCAACCATATGGATATATAACAGTATTTATGTCCACAATCTTAATTAGTGAAACCTTGTGAAGTCGAAAGTGTATTTAAAAATAGTGCACTACTGTTGAGGGGTATCTCATATACTTTTTAAaaggaataattgcctatatagtTTTCAAAACCTCTGAAATACTTTATATttactcctttttttaattttaaatatactcctcaaattaatatttctctgttattcaaaaatacccttaCTATTAATACCCATTAAGTAATCTCGTGTTCAAGCTGAGTTAAATTTttaccatagttaaaaaatagtaaaaatgactattttgtttCTAACTTAagtgcaaataaaaatagttggTGACTGTACAAGAGTACTTTTGaaagagtaaaaaattaaaatattttttttgctcctAACTTAGgaagtaaataattaaaatgagtTGGTGATAATAGAAgtttatatttgaaaggataaaatataCAGAAATAACGGCTTCCTAATAgttcactaaaaaaaatttaactctatttgaaaattttgaaatcttaaaagagtatttttaatatacagaaagcccaaatttttttagagatatataaataattgctcctcataaaaaataaataaagtactGTTGAGAGCATTTCgtatacttttaattttagggATATTTCGAATACATTTACATACGTAGTGCATGAGGTTTGATATGCCAAGCATGAGCTTGTACGTACATATATACGATTTAACAATACTAAGATCTGACACTAGAAATTAAGATCTAACTACGCGGACAAAAAAATCCGCTTgttgttatcatttgatcatGATGCTATATATCTAATCCTATTAAATTTAGGAATCATGTACGATTTGTAATCATTACGAAAGCGTGAAATATAACAGTTTTAGGACACGTAcgctttatataaatatatttaggaCAGTTAAATATCCACATAACGGTCTGAGCAAATCTTCTAGATAGCGATACACACTAGGATTAGGAAACTGCTAAATCTCAACCGTCAATTGGAACTCGATCCACTAGGACTAAGGAACACTATAAATATAATCAGCGTCTGCTAATTAATATAAGtgttaatattaattagtatCGTACTTCTACCTTATTACTTACTCTATTGCTCTCTCGATCGCTTAAAGAATTCGATCGGTGGACGGTAATCAAGAATTCGAAGATGACGGAGGTGGCGTCAACGAGCAGTCACGGCTTCTCCTCCAACTCCGACGTCTGGTCCTTCCAACCGTCCGACGAGAGCCTCGCTGTCGATTTCCTGCATCCGATGGCCGCCGGCTTCGCCGTTCCCGACGGCATCCGCATCATCGCCGACGATCCCTACCGCGCCGAGCCGTGGAAACTCCTCGCGGCCCATCAGAGAGACGTGGCTGAGGGCGCCTACTTCTTCACCAAGAAGGTGATGCTCAGCTCTAAAGGGCTGCGGCGGAAGCGAACCGTCGGCGAGGCGGATAAGGTTGTTGGGACATGGAGGATCCAGAATAGCAAGAACGAGAGCAACGCCGATCGGACGCCCGCAGACAAGATCGTGAGGTGGCGCAAGACTCTTCTCTCGTACTATAATGCAGCAAATAGCAGCACGACCACCGGGTACGTGATGCATGAGTACGAACTTTTCAAAACCGGCCATGGTGGGGATAGCGGAGGTCGTCTCAACGGTGAGACGCATGAATTCGTAATTGCTCAAGTTAAATTGAGCGAGCGGGAGGTCGCAAGAAAtaaaaggaagaggaaggaaTCCGCCTCAGCTGCTTGCAGGAACAGCACCAGTCCCGGCACTAGTAATGCAGgtgcagctgcagctgcagctgGCACTCATGATGATGACTTTTTGAACAGCTTCTTTTCTCCCGATGGTGTTGATGCCGTCAAGAAGTTTTTAAGCAATAGCGAATGGGAGGAACTGCTGGGGGAGATTGCACGCAGCGCAGACTGAGGAAGGATGTAATAAAGTCATGAAAGTTCTTACATTTAGTCACGACATatgttaaattttgtttatatttttattgttatattttcTGTATACAGTGAACTAATTTGAACTGTTAATACATACAAAATTTTGGCTCGTTTGAAcccttttttaataatttttcctgattaaattttataaatttacatctatctacaatactaatttttttaatattttttttttttatcttttgatagagatataattaatagttcatcgaaaactaataaattttagaatcaaCTGAAGAGGTATTTGGATGCAGATTATAAGGTTTTGATGTTGGTAGCTTCAGTTCTAATGTTAAAGGGCCTATTTGGcctaaattttggaaaaatgattttggttaaaagttgtAGAGGattgagtttagataaaaaNTACAAAAAGCAATCATaccaaaatttatatttcaaatctaaatttatgattataatttaatctaaattaactttaaatgtatatatatctaaatttaaatagttcTTTTTTCaaacataataattattattaaattaaattctacACCTCTTACATATAAGAAAGCCCTCTACTTTCAATGCTACAGCAGCTACACCACCCTCgttttcatttttctaaaatatatatattaattatatatatatatatatatatatatatatatataggatttaaCAATACTAAGATCTGACACTAGGAATTAAGATTCTACTACGCGGACAAAAAAAACATTCCGCTCGTTGTTATCATTTGATAATAACGCAAAATATCCTATCCTCGTTGCCGTGATTCAATCATATTAAATATAACAGTTTTAGGACACGCTCAATATATTTAGGACAGTTAAATATCCACATAACGGTTGGGAGCAAATCTTATAGACAGCAATACACATTGTAGGATTAGGAAACTGCTAAATCTCAACCGTTAATTGGAGCTCCACTAGGACTAACGAAcactattaaatattaatataatttgtaCTTATGCTTTAATAATATTAGACTCAACCCACGGGTTAAGTCTCTCTCTACCCCGAttctctctctaactctctctctctctcctccccccacccccaccTCCACCATCTTCTATagccttctctctctaactcactctctcctccctctctcggtgggggtgggggtggaggTGAAGAGATCATCAGGTGggtaaggagagagagagagagttagagagaATCGGGGGTAGAGGGAGAACCTGTGGGAGGataaggaggagagagagaactagagAGAGAACGGGTGGGggaaggggaggagagagagagagaacctgtggggagaggggggagggtagagagagagagttagagagagaaaagtgggtacgtacgtacgtacgtagtaggaaaagagagaaaattaatttcTCTTAATTATCActaaaaatacatttttaacgatttctttaatttcttaatcAGAAATATTTCGAAAATGAGGTTAAAttggtaaatatattttttcaataaagctAGATAAGAAATTCGTTCAATATGCTACTGGTCTTAAGAATCATGCACGTCCCTAATCACTAAGAAAccattacaaataataatttttaaacagCTTATTTAGGATAACCGTACAAGCACATAAGGGTAACTATACAAGAATTAATATTTGTTACGTTAAAACGGTCTATTTACGTATAAGtcgataaaatttaaaaataataaatatatctcttcaaatttctaaaaaatttatatactactataagttaaaattttgaaacagtGCGAGAAAgattacatataattaaatttgattatgtATTTTTCAAGTCTATTAGTCCAAAGGTAGCAATGTTTAAAA contains the following coding sequences:
- the LOC109708923 gene encoding beta-adaptin-like protein C; its protein translation is MSGHDSKYFSTTKKGEIPELKEELNSQYKDKKKDAVKKVIAAMTVGKDVSSLFTDVVNCMQTENLELKKLVYLYLINYAKSQPDLAILAVNTFVKDSQDPNPLIRALAVRTMGCIRVDKITEYLCDPLQRCLKDDDPYVRKTAAICVAKLYDINAELVEDRGFLETLKDLISDNNPMVVANAVAALAEIQDNSARPIFEITSHTLSKLLTALNECTEWGQVFILDALSRYKAADAREAENIVERVTPRLQHANCAVVLSAVKMILQQMELITSTDVVRNLCKKMAPPLVTLLSAEPEIQYVALRNINLIVQKRPTILAHEIKVFFCKYNDPIYVKMEKLEIMIMLASDRNIDQVLLEFKEYATEVDVDFVRKAVRAIGRCAIKLERAAERCISVLLELIKIKVNYVVQEAIIVIKDIFRRYPNTYESIIATLCESLDTLDEPEAKASMIWIIGEYAERIDNADELLESFLESFPEEPALVQLQLLTATVKLFLKKPTEGPQQMIQAVLNNATVETDNPDLRDRAYIYWRLLSTDPEAAKDVVLAEKPVISDDSNLLDPSLLDELLANIATLSSVYHKPPEAFVSRARTAAPRPDDEEYPDGGETAYSESPSHAADAAPAPVTAAGTSAVTHAAAKQPAPPATVPAAAPVPDLLGDLMGLDNSIVPVDQPTTPSGPPLPVLLPSSTGQGLQITAQLVRRDGQIFYNIQFENNSQIVLDGFMIQFNKNTFGLAAAGPLQVPPLQPGASARTLLPMILFQNVSTGPPSSLLQVAVKNNQQPVWYFNDKISLHAFFVEDGRMERANFLETWKNLPDANEVTKDLPNAVINSVDATIEHLTASNVFFVAKRRNASKDLLYLSTKIPRGIPFLIELTATVGIPGVKCAVKTPSPELAPLFFEAMETLLK
- the LOC109708735 gene encoding uncharacterized protein LOC109708735; this encodes MTEVASTSSHGFSSNSDVWSFQPSDESLAVDFLHPMAAGFAVPDGIRIIADDPYRAEPWKLLAAHQRDVAEGAYFFTKKVMLSSKGLRRKRTVGEADKVVGTWRIQNSKNESNADRTPADKIVRWRKTLLSYYNAANSSTTTGYVMHEYELFKTGHGGDSGGRLNGETHEFVIAQVKLSEREVARNKRKRKESASAACRNSTSPGTSNAGAAAAAAGTHDDDFLNSFFSPDGVDAVKKFLSNSEWEELLGEIARSAD